In Turicibacter sanguinis, a genomic segment contains:
- a CDS encoding MATE family efflux transporter — protein sequence MIMMVFLSLYTIIDGIFVSRFVGQAALSAINITLPLSTLTWGVAIMFATGGSAIVAKKLGEGKTLEAKQNFTLIVICSTIIGIVLMLIELIFLDPIIKSLGATDTLFSYCKEYISIITFFAPVAILKSLFDYFMVTANNPKLGLINTLIGGFSNMILDYVFIVILKMGIAGAALATVIGMLIPSIIGIIYFLNKKNYLHFEKPVFDAKVLLQSASNGSSEMVTNLSSGVTTLLFNLMMINYLGEDGVAAMTIVLYAQFLLISIYLGFSSGAAPLISYSYGEQNSNELKQLIRYSYGFILVASITTFILSFILAPSIIQIFTGDTGDVYQMTLDGFNLFSISFLTVGINTFASAMFTAFSNGKISVLISTMRTLVLVIIGITILPLFLEVNGIWLTIPFAEIITLFISIFFTLRYRHQYQYA from the coding sequence ATGATTATGATGGTCTTTTTATCACTTTATACCATCATTGATGGAATCTTTGTTTCCCGCTTCGTCGGGCAAGCCGCTTTATCAGCTATTAATATTACACTTCCACTATCTACGCTAACTTGGGGAGTTGCTATCATGTTTGCAACTGGTGGGAGTGCCATCGTGGCAAAAAAATTAGGGGAAGGAAAAACATTAGAAGCCAAACAAAATTTCACACTCATTGTTATCTGCTCAACCATTATTGGAATTGTTTTAATGCTAATAGAACTTATCTTCTTAGATCCGATTATTAAATCATTAGGTGCCACTGATACCCTATTTTCATATTGTAAGGAATATATTTCAATCATAACATTCTTTGCCCCAGTCGCTATTTTAAAATCACTATTTGACTACTTTATGGTAACTGCAAATAATCCGAAATTGGGACTCATCAATACACTAATTGGTGGATTTAGCAACATGATTCTCGATTATGTCTTTATTGTAATTTTAAAAATGGGAATTGCCGGAGCTGCCTTAGCAACCGTTATTGGAATGTTAATTCCTTCAATCATCGGAATTATCTACTTTTTAAATAAAAAGAATTACCTTCACTTTGAAAAGCCTGTATTTGATGCCAAAGTACTTCTTCAGAGTGCTTCAAATGGTTCCTCTGAGATGGTTACCAATCTTTCAAGTGGAGTTACAACCTTACTATTTAATCTTATGATGATTAATTACCTAGGTGAAGATGGAGTAGCAGCCATGACTATCGTGTTATACGCCCAATTTCTTCTCATTTCAATCTATCTTGGATTTTCATCAGGAGCTGCACCTCTTATTAGTTACAGCTACGGAGAACAAAATTCTAATGAATTAAAACAACTCATTCGATATAGCTATGGATTTATCCTTGTCGCATCGATTACAACCTTTATTCTTTCCTTTATCTTAGCCCCATCTATTATCCAAATTTTTACTGGGGATACAGGCGACGTCTATCAAATGACTCTTGATGGATTTAACTTATTTTCTATTAGCTTCTTAACCGTTGGAATTAATACCTTTGCATCTGCTATGTTTACTGCTTTTTCAAATGGTAAAATATCTGTTTTAATTTCAACAATGAGAACATTAGTTTTAGTCATCATCGGGATTACCATATTGCCTTTGTTTTTAGAAGTCAATGGCATCTGGTTAACCATTCCATTTGCTGAGATCATAACACTATTTATCTCTATTTTCTTTACGTTAAGATATCGCCATCAATATCAATATGCTTAG
- a CDS encoding helix-turn-helix domain-containing protein has protein sequence MNLNIGKVIYELRKKAKVTQEQLANAVGVSVPAVSKWENNTSYPDITLLPAIARYFNTSIDELMSYDMTLSTEEIDVFIKKCQSMLQTQPFEMIVKECESYLHQYPNSLELKLNIGSLYMMSFSFLTEESDFLEMMNKAIALFEEAATSSDIKVQEQAHFLLASLYGMTEDEKKAEEVLLKIPKSELNRDDLLIPIYIRQKRYDEAKKMIQTNIMRALQSITLYLSNYENLAIKEDNLELAEKLLLIQPELVNLFDLERELGLGYALEAANFYARLKNKEKTLSFLGMLVDKLSSTEKKGKSEFFNLLDLHESAAASQLPILLLRSLDMDRCYDFIKEDNTFKVLVHRLERLKPHD, from the coding sequence ATGAATTTGAATATTGGAAAAGTTATTTATGAGTTAAGAAAGAAAGCTAAGGTCACACAAGAACAATTAGCAAATGCTGTGGGAGTCTCAGTACCTGCTGTTTCAAAGTGGGAGAATAACACGAGTTATCCAGATATTACGCTATTACCGGCGATTGCTCGCTATTTTAATACAAGTATTGACGAACTGATGAGTTATGATATGACCTTATCGACGGAGGAAATCGACGTCTTTATAAAAAAATGTCAAAGTATGTTACAGACTCAACCTTTTGAGATGATCGTCAAAGAATGTGAATCGTATTTGCATCAGTACCCAAATAGTTTAGAACTAAAGCTGAATATTGGTTCTTTATATATGATGTCATTTAGTTTTTTAACAGAAGAGTCAGATTTTTTAGAAATGATGAATAAAGCAATTGCCCTGTTTGAAGAAGCAGCCACTAGTTCAGATATCAAAGTACAAGAACAGGCTCATTTTCTTTTAGCTAGTCTTTATGGCATGACGGAAGATGAGAAAAAAGCAGAAGAAGTATTATTAAAAATCCCAAAATCTGAATTGAACAGAGATGATTTATTAATTCCAATATATATCCGTCAAAAACGTTACGATGAAGCTAAAAAGATGATTCAAACTAATATAATGAGAGCACTTCAATCTATTACGTTATATTTATCTAATTATGAGAATTTAGCCATTAAGGAAGACAACTTGGAGTTGGCAGAAAAATTATTACTTATTCAGCCTGAACTTGTAAATTTATTTGATTTAGAAAGAGAATTAGGATTAGGTTATGCTCTAGAGGCTGCTAATTTTTATGCAAGATTGAAAAATAAAGAAAAAACGTTATCGTTTTTAGGAATGCTAGTCGATAAGTTATCATCAACAGAGAAAAAAGGAAAGTCTGAATTTTTTAATCTGTTGGATTTACATGAAAGTGCCGCTGCGTCTCAGTTACCTATATTACTTTTAAGGTCATTAGATATGGATAGATGTTATGATTTTATAAAAGAAGATAATACATTTAAAGTATTAGTTCATCGTTTAGAGCGATTAAAACCTCATGATTAA
- a CDS encoding DUF305 domain-containing protein, giving the protein MKKRFQWIFVVIMTMFIATVHCHATEVKNLKEIDYLDKYEVIHQNMMEKIKYTEKTGDLNIDFLFYILPYEQFGVEISKSELRYGSNQKIKDVVNIVVKTSKDHIKAIEKLLKSMEKDPVIDETKETAYLEQFNQLYNEMIISLKIDRENVPGTVDKDYLDKMVVYLDYEQKFANLILANTNHEEIIKLAQKIITDEENNLGKLNTLLEITK; this is encoded by the coding sequence ATGAAAAAAAGATTTCAATGGATATTCGTAGTAATCATGACGATGTTTATAGCAACGGTGCATTGTCATGCAACCGAGGTAAAGAATTTAAAAGAAATAGATTACTTGGATAAATATGAGGTTATTCATCAAAATATGATGGAAAAAATTAAATACACAGAAAAAACAGGTGATTTAAATATAGATTTCTTATTTTACATATTACCTTATGAACAATTTGGAGTTGAGATTTCTAAGTCTGAACTTCGTTATGGAAGTAACCAGAAAATAAAAGATGTTGTAAATATAGTTGTAAAAACGAGTAAAGACCATATAAAAGCAATTGAAAAATTATTAAAATCTATGGAAAAGGATCCTGTGATTGATGAAACAAAAGAAACAGCATATCTTGAACAGTTCAATCAACTCTATAATGAGATGATTATTAGTTTAAAGATAGATAGAGAAAATGTACCCGGTACTGTCGATAAGGATTATTTAGATAAAATGGTGGTTTATTTAGACTATGAACAAAAATTTGCTAATTTGATTTTGGCGAATACCAATCATGAAGAAATTATTAAATTAGCTCAAAAAATTATTACTGATGAAGAAAACAATCTCGGGAAACTTAATACATTGTTAGAAATCACGAAATAG
- a CDS encoding MerR family transcriptional regulator — MSGISSKYFTTGEFAKLWGVKKQTLFHYDDIGIFQPAKRDSNGYRYYTYQQFEVFAVISVLKEMGMSLNEIKIYLDNRTPEGLIELFEDQVIKVNREIDYLKRIQQVMKTKIELTKKATLIDHTKIEIKEYQEDYLILSNKLDISDDLKFFNALVEFLKDDELGHATLYSIGTMISKENLLNQEYTKYTYFYSPITNKTQARMLFLKPRGKYVVGYHKGSYEQIHKTYELLLNFIEEKQLKIIGYAYEELLLDEISVKGYENYMTQIMIHVEG, encoded by the coding sequence ATGAGTGGAATTTCATCGAAGTATTTTACAACAGGAGAATTTGCAAAGTTGTGGGGAGTTAAAAAACAAACTCTATTTCATTATGACGACATTGGTATTTTTCAACCGGCTAAGAGGGATAGCAATGGATATCGTTACTATACTTATCAACAGTTTGAGGTTTTTGCTGTTATATCTGTTTTAAAAGAAATGGGAATGTCTTTAAATGAGATTAAAATTTATCTCGATAATCGAACTCCTGAGGGATTAATTGAATTATTTGAAGATCAGGTGATTAAAGTCAATCGAGAAATTGACTATTTGAAACGGATTCAACAAGTAATGAAAACTAAAATTGAGCTAACGAAAAAAGCAACTTTAATTGATCATACTAAAATTGAGATAAAAGAATATCAAGAAGATTATTTAATTTTAAGTAATAAATTAGATATCTCTGATGATTTAAAGTTTTTTAATGCATTAGTTGAATTTCTTAAGGATGATGAACTGGGACATGCGACTTTGTATTCTATTGGCACGATGATTAGCAAGGAGAATTTATTGAATCAGGAGTACACTAAGTATACATATTTTTATTCTCCTATAACTAATAAAACTCAGGCTCGAATGTTATTTTTAAAACCTAGAGGAAAGTATGTAGTAGGATATCATAAAGGAAGTTATGAGCAGATTCACAAAACATACGAATTATTATTGAATTTTATTGAAGAGAAACAATTGAAAATTATTGGTTATGCATATGAAGAGTTGCTGTTAGATGAAATCTCTGTAAAAGGTTATGAAAATTATATGACTCAGATTATGATTCATGTAGAAGGTTGA
- a CDS encoding ComEC/Rec2 family competence protein yields MIKHQSLLKLCFSFIVCTSFTTLSACNRKQSINNLSVTSLDPSNISLEVTILDTGKSDCIFIEIGDKTIMIDTGLDRNGEQILASLHEKGIDHIDYLILTHLDKDHIGGADIILDEIPVDQIIQANYSKDSTQYQEYIDALSRHDITPLLLTQTMNLTINDAQLTLYPAQQTEYEQSNDYSIITSLIYGENSFLFAGDAESQRLTEFLTIYPSTYKFLKIPHHGKDNDVLPLFLNTIKPDYAVITCSEDNAPDQKVISILNQLGTQTLLTSDGAISIKCTENQMSVNQQLTQYISFESN; encoded by the coding sequence GTGATAAAACATCAATCATTATTAAAATTATGTTTTTCATTTATCGTCTGTACCAGTTTTACAACTTTATCTGCCTGTAATCGTAAACAATCAATCAACAATCTCTCAGTAACTTCTTTAGATCCTTCAAACATCTCACTTGAAGTTACAATTCTTGATACCGGAAAATCAGACTGTATTTTTATAGAAATTGGTGATAAAACTATCATGATTGATACTGGTTTAGATCGAAATGGCGAACAAATTCTTGCTTCCCTTCATGAAAAAGGAATTGATCATATCGATTATTTAATTTTAACCCATCTAGATAAAGATCATATCGGTGGTGCCGATATCATTTTAGATGAAATTCCTGTTGATCAAATCATTCAAGCCAATTATTCAAAAGATTCAACCCAGTACCAAGAATATATCGATGCATTATCTCGTCACGATATAACGCCACTCCTTTTAACACAAACCATGAACTTAACAATAAATGATGCTCAACTAACACTGTATCCAGCACAACAAACAGAATACGAACAATCAAACGACTATTCCATTATAACTAGCCTCATCTATGGAGAAAACAGTTTTTTATTTGCAGGAGATGCAGAATCACAACGTTTAACAGAGTTTTTAACTATTTATCCATCTACCTATAAATTTTTAAAAATTCCGCATCATGGAAAAGATAATGATGTCCTCCCACTCTTTTTAAATACAATTAAACCTGATTATGCTGTTATCACTTGTTCAGAAGATAACGCTCCAGATCAAAAAGTTATCTCAATACTCAATCAGCTAGGAACTCAAACACTCTTAACAAGCGATGGTGCTATCAGCATCAAATGTACCGAAAATCAAATGTCCGTAAATCAGCAATTAACTCAATATATTAGTTTTGAAAGTAATTAA
- a CDS encoding bifunctional metallophosphatase/5'-nucleotidase codes for MGKQLLSIGNFIFLLLIMMSSSKDELYILTLVQQDLGALDGIEVGSDDETIVDLNIFHTNDIHGGVDENIGFAKFKHFINLANEYTRAEGYLVLDAGDIFHGTPFATVELGESVAQVLKVVGYDAMSPGNHDFNYGQDRLVELGKVADVELLAANVKTIEGKLRYGDCFVKEIGGMSVGLFGLTTPETVTKTNPENVVGLTFGTEEEIVAEAKLMVQVLQERGVDVIIGLMHMGIDTDSRIKSTIIASQVDDIDLIIDGHSHSELNQYEIVNGTILTSTGEHFKNVGVVTIQYDLMADEIIKLVPHQISMKQLEKCEEDTEVKSVIDRIKNNQKSILEEVIGTTAIKLEGGRSSVLNGHTNLGHLLTAAMLNETQADISLINGGTIRDSIDVGMITKGDVLKVLPFSNHIVTVEMTGKQLIEILNKGLVIGSGRFLHFAGLLVEAKLVQEAGCPDRYEVLSVQFNQQPLELTQTYVVAMNDFMVAGGDDYQMSQSSNLLNSFGTLDEALISYVKEYGEIAILNANQINNLIILTEEDMLSDENKVNH; via the coding sequence ATGGGAAAACAACTTTTGAGTATAGGAAACTTCATATTTTTATTATTAATCATGATGAGTAGCTCTAAGGATGAGCTTTATATTTTGACGCTAGTGCAACAAGATTTAGGCGCTTTAGATGGGATAGAAGTTGGATCAGATGATGAAACGATTGTAGATCTTAATATTTTCCATACGAATGATATTCATGGAGGTGTGGATGAAAATATCGGATTTGCAAAATTTAAACATTTTATCAATCTAGCTAATGAGTATACAAGAGCAGAAGGATACCTTGTTCTTGATGCCGGTGATATATTTCATGGAACGCCATTTGCTACAGTAGAATTAGGGGAAAGTGTTGCACAGGTATTAAAGGTTGTTGGATATGATGCGATGTCACCTGGGAACCATGATTTCAACTATGGACAAGATAGACTAGTTGAGCTTGGAAAAGTAGCTGACGTTGAATTATTAGCGGCTAATGTAAAAACGATAGAGGGGAAGTTACGCTACGGGGATTGTTTTGTCAAAGAGATTGGAGGAATGAGTGTTGGATTGTTTGGGCTGACGACACCTGAAACGGTGACTAAAACGAATCCTGAAAATGTAGTGGGCTTAACATTTGGGACAGAGGAAGAGATTGTAGCAGAAGCTAAATTAATGGTTCAAGTGTTACAAGAGAGGGGAGTTGATGTGATTATTGGCCTAATGCATATGGGAATTGATACAGATAGTAGGATTAAATCGACAATAATCGCCAGTCAGGTTGATGATATTGATTTGATTATCGATGGTCATAGTCATTCTGAGTTAAATCAATATGAAATCGTAAATGGGACCATATTAACGTCAACGGGTGAACATTTTAAAAATGTTGGCGTGGTTACTATCCAGTATGATTTGATGGCAGATGAAATAATTAAGTTAGTACCACATCAAATCTCGATGAAACAACTTGAAAAATGTGAAGAGGATACTGAAGTCAAGTCAGTCATTGATAGGATAAAAAATAACCAAAAATCAATTTTGGAAGAAGTTATTGGCACAACGGCTATTAAATTAGAGGGAGGTCGTTCTTCTGTTTTAAATGGCCATACGAATTTAGGTCATTTATTAACTGCTGCTATGTTAAATGAAACACAAGCTGATATTTCACTCATCAATGGTGGAACAATTCGTGATTCAATAGATGTTGGAATGATTACGAAAGGTGATGTATTGAAGGTTTTACCCTTTAGTAATCATATCGTAACGGTTGAAATGACTGGGAAACAACTTATTGAAATTCTAAATAAAGGATTAGTAATAGGTAGTGGAAGATTTCTTCATTTTGCAGGTCTCTTAGTTGAAGCTAAATTAGTTCAAGAAGCGGGATGTCCTGATCGCTATGAAGTTTTATCCGTTCAGTTTAATCAGCAACCTTTAGAGTTAACCCAAACATATGTGGTTGCCATGAATGATTTCATGGTAGCAGGCGGAGACGATTATCAGATGAGTCAAAGTTCAAACCTATTAAATTCATTTGGTACGTTAGATGAAGCACTCATTTCATATGTTAAAGAGTATGGAGAGATAGCTATTTTAAATGCGAATCAAATCAATAATCTAATTATTTTAACGGAAGAAGATATGTTATCTGATGAAAATAAGGTAAATCATTAA
- a CDS encoding metallophosphoesterase — MRLMAKLFGILMVVGILIGFYSAYVEPHLLRVKQYDMKFEQVAGNPITVVQFSDTHVGDFFTTEDLKKVVDKINEQQADLVLFTGDLMDNAAEYDGSIDEIATILSKIKATNGKYAVFGNRDYGGGAERFYEDLMESAGFEVLVNSSRTLEVKGTTISLFGADDALIGYYNSNKTMQGISNDHLNLLLIHEPDLISDFLSYPIDLATAGHSHGGQVYIPFYGPLLTTALAEDYVRGLYDFGNNRKTLLYVNTGIGNTKVPFRLFNVPQISVFKLEKAE, encoded by the coding sequence ATGAGATTAATGGCGAAACTATTTGGTATCTTGATGGTTGTCGGCATTTTGATTGGTTTTTATTCTGCTTATGTAGAACCTCATTTATTACGTGTGAAGCAATATGATATGAAATTTGAGCAAGTAGCGGGCAATCCTATTACGGTTGTGCAATTTTCAGATACTCATGTCGGTGATTTTTTTACAACAGAAGATCTTAAAAAGGTTGTAGATAAGATTAACGAACAACAGGCGGATCTTGTATTGTTCACAGGTGATTTAATGGATAATGCAGCGGAGTATGATGGGTCAATTGATGAGATTGCGACGATTTTATCTAAAATAAAAGCAACAAATGGTAAATATGCGGTTTTTGGAAATCGTGATTACGGAGGCGGTGCAGAACGTTTTTATGAAGATTTAATGGAGTCGGCAGGGTTTGAAGTGCTTGTAAATTCCAGTCGGACTTTAGAAGTTAAAGGAACAACTATCAGTTTATTCGGTGCTGATGATGCTTTAATTGGGTACTATAATTCAAATAAAACGATGCAAGGAATCAGTAATGATCACTTGAATTTGCTACTGATTCATGAACCAGATTTAATTTCTGATTTCCTCAGTTACCCCATTGATTTAGCAACAGCTGGTCATAGCCATGGAGGACAAGTTTATATTCCATTTTATGGGCCATTATTAACGACAGCTTTGGCAGAGGATTATGTGCGTGGGCTTTATGATTTTGGAAATAATCGAAAGACATTACTTTATGTAAATACCGGGATTGGAAATACAAAAGTACCGTTTCGATTATTTAATGTGCCACAAATTTCAGTATTTAAGTTAGAGAAAGCAGAATAG
- a CDS encoding GNAT family N-acetyltransferase — protein sequence MKWIRLRSSDEKYFNQAWAIYEQSFPVFEQRLLRDQQAAMKDEEFYFIAIVEEERVIAIVGYWIYPQFIYIEHLAVHPEVRGQKIGTKVLHELRELQKTLILEIDPPVDNISIKRLHFYENVGFKLNDYPHVHPAYRLEYKGHELKVLSYPQGISLHVFKIFRQYLNDTVMKYSER from the coding sequence ATGAAATGGATTCGATTACGTTCATCTGATGAGAAGTATTTTAATCAGGCATGGGCGATTTATGAACAAAGTTTTCCGGTTTTTGAACAACGTTTACTAAGAGATCAGCAAGCAGCAATGAAAGATGAGGAATTTTATTTTATAGCTATTGTAGAAGAAGAGCGTGTTATTGCAATCGTAGGATATTGGATTTATCCACAGTTTATTTATATTGAACATTTAGCCGTACATCCAGAGGTTCGGGGTCAAAAAATTGGAACAAAAGTATTACATGAATTAAGGGAGCTTCAAAAGACTCTTATTCTTGAAATTGATCCACCTGTGGATAACATTTCAATTAAGCGTCTTCATTTTTATGAAAATGTGGGATTCAAGTTGAATGATTATCCTCATGTCCATCCCGCATATCGTTTAGAGTATAAGGGGCATGAATTAAAGGTTTTAAGTTATCCACAAGGCATTTCATTACATGTCTTTAAAATATTTAGACAATATTTAAATGATACAGTTATGAAATATTCTGAGCGTTAA
- a CDS encoding carbohydrate ABC transporter permease, producing the protein MLLESIISTKIKTGGQERISVTKNKRNLIKKMEPFFYLAPAFIIFLIFVFYPFLKTIMLSLSTTNLRGEIKSFVGLENYIELFTSPEFYNSILVTFKFVLMVATPAVILGFILALLTNNQLKGNRVYELLFSLPMAVASAPAAAIWTMIFHPTNGILNFVLGQEIGWLIDPKYALFSVAVVTVWLNLGLNFIFLTTGLRNVPAELLESASIDGANFFQKLKNIIIPMVSPQMFLVIFMNLINAFQAFGQIKLLTQGGPGDSTNVLVHSIYREAFFNGRFETACTQAIVLFFIMMIVTLIQFKFEKKGVHYQ; encoded by the coding sequence ATGCTTTTAGAATCAATTATTTCTACAAAGATTAAAACGGGAGGGCAAGAAAGGATTAGTGTAACTAAAAACAAACGGAATCTTATTAAAAAGATGGAGCCATTTTTTTACTTAGCACCAGCCTTTATCATCTTTTTGATTTTCGTGTTTTATCCATTTCTTAAAACTATTATGTTAAGTTTATCCACGACTAACTTAAGAGGAGAAATTAAATCATTTGTCGGATTAGAAAATTATATTGAGTTATTCACATCACCAGAGTTTTATAACTCAATTTTGGTAACATTCAAGTTTGTCTTAATGGTCGCAACACCAGCCGTTATTCTTGGATTTATTCTTGCTTTACTCACAAACAATCAATTAAAAGGAAATCGAGTTTATGAACTTTTATTTTCATTGCCGATGGCGGTTGCATCAGCTCCAGCCGCAGCTATATGGACGATGATTTTCCATCCTACCAACGGCATTTTAAATTTTGTGTTAGGACAAGAAATCGGTTGGTTAATTGATCCGAAGTATGCTCTTTTCTCAGTTGCCGTCGTCACGGTTTGGTTAAATCTTGGACTCAACTTTATTTTCTTAACGACAGGCCTCCGTAATGTTCCAGCAGAACTATTAGAAAGTGCTTCAATTGATGGGGCAAATTTTTTTCAAAAATTAAAAAATATCATTATTCCAATGGTATCGCCTCAAATGTTCTTAGTAATTTTCATGAATTTAATCAATGCTTTTCAGGCTTTTGGCCAAATCAAATTATTAACACAAGGTGGCCCAGGAGATTCAACGAATGTTTTAGTTCATTCCATTTATCGAGAAGCATTCTTTAACGGACGATTTGAAACAGCTTGTACGCAAGCCATTGTCTTATTCTTCATCATGATGATTGTCACTTTAATACAATTCAAATTTGAGAAAAAAGGAGTGCATTATCAATAA
- a CDS encoding alpha/beta hydrolase, producing MSVLTVNFMSKCLNRNVTYKAIIPIESSLESDTVPPFKTLYLLHGMLGNCEDWITNTRIKKLATDHQLAVIMPSGDNSFYVDHQKRQDYYGRFIGEELINHSRAMFPLSKNRADTFIAGLSMGGYGAIRNGLKYHDTFSHIGGFSSGLILDEAINAPIEHETFFRTRDYFESIFGDLTQLSGSDCDYYALIKKLKTENLEIPKLYLSCGTEDYLLVNNREYRDFLTSENIEFTYIESKGEHDWCFWDEYIEKFLEWLPIHSK from the coding sequence ATGTCAGTTTTAACTGTCAACTTCATGTCTAAATGTTTAAATCGAAATGTAACTTATAAAGCCATTATTCCAATTGAAAGTTCACTTGAAAGTGATACTGTTCCACCATTTAAAACCCTTTATCTTTTACATGGGATGTTAGGAAATTGTGAGGATTGGATTACAAATACACGTATTAAAAAACTGGCTACTGATCATCAATTAGCTGTTATTATGCCCTCAGGAGATAATAGTTTTTATGTTGATCATCAAAAACGTCAAGATTATTATGGCAGATTCATTGGTGAAGAACTCATTAATCATTCTAGAGCAATGTTTCCACTTTCTAAAAACCGAGCAGATACTTTCATCGCTGGACTCTCAATGGGTGGATATGGTGCCATTCGAAATGGTCTAAAATATCATGATACATTTAGTCATATTGGTGGATTTTCTTCAGGTCTTATTTTAGACGAAGCTATAAATGCACCAATAGAACACGAAACTTTCTTTAGAACACGAGATTACTTTGAAAGTATCTTTGGAGATCTAACTCAACTATCTGGTAGCGATTGTGACTATTATGCCCTTATTAAAAAGCTAAAAACTGAAAACTTAGAAATCCCAAAACTATATCTTTCTTGCGGGACTGAAGATTATTTATTAGTTAATAATCGAGAGTATAGAGATTTCTTAACTTCAGAAAACATCGAATTTACTTATATAGAAAGTAAAGGAGAACATGATTGGTGCTTCTGGGATGAATACATTGAGAAATTCTTAGAATGGCTTCCAATTCATTCTAAATAA
- a CDS encoding SH3 domain-containing protein, which produces MNRRNKDEFEDKVSSWSERIGASIIGVLTVLGVGLITYTGVKAVTFETPKVEQEYLTLEDTEVTPDVAPEANEQDQSVTNTTTEENVTQEEVTQPETPVEETQPEIPQSEQPVVEVPQTVEATCNIDGVNVREEPKTGTTIIGQLISGEKITVLNRNYSDEWVQVSYDGQTGYVYHEYLDFN; this is translated from the coding sequence ATGAATCGACGAAATAAAGATGAATTTGAAGATAAAGTAAGTTCTTGGAGTGAGAGAATCGGGGCTTCAATTATTGGAGTATTAACAGTGTTAGGTGTAGGATTAATTACTTATACAGGTGTTAAGGCAGTAACTTTTGAAACTCCAAAAGTAGAACAAGAATATTTAACATTAGAAGATACTGAAGTGACACCAGATGTTGCACCCGAGGCAAATGAACAAGACCAATCGGTGACTAATACGACAACAGAAGAAAATGTAACACAGGAAGAAGTTACTCAACCTGAAACTCCGGTCGAAGAAACACAACCAGAAATACCTCAATCAGAACAACCAGTGGTTGAAGTACCCCAAACAGTTGAAGCAACTTGTAATATTGATGGGGTTAATGTTCGTGAGGAACCAAAAACAGGAACAACCATTATTGGCCAATTAATTTCAGGTGAAAAAATCACAGTATTAAACCGTAATTATAGCGATGAATGGGTTCAAGTTTCATACGATGGACAAACAGGATACGTTTATCATGAATATTTAGATTTTAACTAA